In Prochlorococcus marinus str. GP2, the genomic window ATGAATCTTTTATATGTTACGTCTGGTTTAGAAGCTAAATAACTCCCACCTATAAATTCAACAATTTTCTTAGGCTTCGACGGCCAATAACAAAAACTATTAAATTGATATTTTGTAAAAGTCATTAAAAATCTATAATAAATCTAAAAAGGGTTTAAAAATTATTTTTCTAATTGAATTTGTTTAATTAATATTAATTTAGAAGAAATTATTGTTAAATGCGTCAAGATAAATGAAAGTGATTTAAAGCTAGTTGGAACAATCAAACAAAAAAAAATTGAATCAATTGGATTTTCTTGAGCCCCAAATCAATAGTAATGGCTCTGATAAAAGTGCAACTAATTTAGATAAAAAAATAGAAAAAATTTTAATTCTAGATACTGAAACAACAGGTTTAGATGAAAATAAAGATGAAGTTATAGAGATAGGTTGTATCTTGTTTGACGTTCCTTTTAAATGTGTTCTTTCGCAGGTCTCATTTTTATTCCCAGTTAATAATAATGAAGCCGAACATGTAAATGGTATATCTGCACAAGTAACGAACATCTCTCAACCTTGGGAAGATGGATTGAATTTCTTTTTAAAACTTGTTGAATGTTCTGATTTCATTGTTGCGCATAATGTAGAGTTTGATAAAAAATGGTTTGGAAAAGGAAAATTGCCTGAACTTAATAAAAAGTGGATATGCAGTTTAGAGGATATTAACTGGTCTTTTCAAAAATCATTAAAAACCAGGCCTTCAGTAACTGATCTGGCTTTATCTTTTTCAATACCAGTTTGGAACTTACATAGAGCTTTGTCTGATTGCTTTTACATTTCTGAGGTCTTCAAAAAATGCGATAATTTGGAAAAACTTTTACTTAAGGCCACTGAACCTAGGTTTCTATACAAGGCATTGGTTAGTTATGAAGAGAGGTATTTAGCTAAAAATGCTGGTTTCAGATGGAATAGTCCAGTCCAAGGAGCTTGGTCAAGAAAATTAACTACTGAAGAAGCAAAAAATCTTGATTTTAGGGTAGAGATTCTAAATTAATAATTAATGAATCTTTGAAAAAATATTTAATGCATTTTACAGGGCATCCATTTATTACCCATTTTATGTGCTCCCTTACATCCGAACTTCGAAGCAGCCTTTTCAGCTTCCTCTTTGGTGTTGAATAGATTTGATATCATATTTTCCTTACTTGAATTTGAAATTTGTTTGGAATGATTATGATGATTGTTTTGAGAATTTGGTGAATACTCCCATATCCCCATTGTAGTAACCCCTGCAGAGATAATTCCCATCCCAACTACTGATAAATTAACTATTCCCATTGCTACTGCCCCAAAAGAAAATACACCCATTGGTACTACTCCAATACTTATTACTCCCATTGGGACTATTCCTATGGAAACGATACCAAGGGGTGCTATCCCAAAAGCAATTTTTTTTGGTTTTGTACCACAATGCTGATTCTCTTTATTTTTATTAATTTCCAATAGTTTTTCTAAATGTTAAATTAAAATTGTCCCACAAAACAAACAATCAAATTTTAATTTTTGTATAAATTAAAAATTTTGAATTATTTTCCAGAACTTTGAATAACTTAAAAAATCTTAGAGGAACTGTAGATCTTTTACCTGATCAATTAATCAAGTGGCAAAATGTTGAGAAAATTATACTTGAACAGCTTTCAAGAGCATCTATCAAAGAAATAAGAACTCCAATATTGGAAATGACTGAATTATTTATAAGAGGAATTGGGGAAGGGACAGATGTTGTCAGTAAGGAAATGTATACATTTCTAGATAGAGGAGAGAGGTCTTGCACTCTAAGGCCTGAAGGGACAGCATCTGTAGCACGAGCGATAATTCAAAAAGGAATGTCCTCTAATCCTCTTCAAAAACTATGGTATATGGGCCCTATGTTTAGATATGAAAGACCTCAAGCAGGGAGGCAAAGACAGTTTCATCAGTTAGGTGTTGAGTTTATAGGATACGAATCAGTAAGAAGTGATGTTGAAATTATTGCGTTGGCTTGGGATATTTTAGAAAAATTAGGATTAAAAAAACTTAATCTTGAAATTAATTCTTTAGGTGATTTGAATGATAGATTAAATTTTCAAAAATCTTTTTTAAAATGGCTACAAATAAATAAAGATTTTTTAGATTTAGATTCTCAGAATAGAATCGATAAAAATCCTTTAAGGATTTTAGACACCAAGAATAGTCAAACAAAAAAAATCCTTGAAAGTTCTCCAAAATTACATGATTTTTTATCTAAGAAAAGTCTTGAAAGATATTTGGAATTAAAAAATCAATTAGAAAGTCTAAAAATACCTTTCATAGAAAACTTTAATTTAGTTAGAGGTTTGGATTATTACACGCATACTGCTTTTGAGATAACTAGTGGTGCCCTTGGTTCGCAAGCTACTGTATGCGGGGGAGGCAGATATGACAATTTAATAAAACAAATGGGAGGGAAAGATACACCTGCAATTGGATTCGCTATTGGTTTAGAAAGACTAATACTTTTAGCAGGTAAAGAGCTAGATGTTGAAAGAAGAACGGATATTTATATTGTTAATCAAGGATTACTCGCTGAACCATTCGCTATAAACTTATCTCGAAAACTTAGAAATTTTGATCTGCTTGTTGAATTGGATTTGAGTGGAGCTTCTTTCTCAAAGCAACTTAAAAAGGCAAATAAACTCAATTCTAAAAGTATTGTTGTAATAGGAGATCAAGAAGCAGCTAATAAAGAATTTGTTATTAGGCTATTTGATAAAAAAAACTCAGTAAACAATGAAGAGGTAATACCTTTTGATAGTGATATTAAATTAGAGCGATGGCTAAATAGTAATTTAATTCTAAAGTGATGCTCTTTAAGTTAATGATAATTTTTATTTTCATAGTAATTTTTTTCTATTTAAAAAATTCTTTAAAAGTTAATAGGAAAAAAAAATTTTTAAAAGAGAACAACTTAATAACACTTAATAAGAAGAACCTGTATAAATGGATGAATTTAACTAAAACAGAAAGATATAAACAATCAAAACAAGAATCTATTGCCTATTTAAATAAAAGAAAAGTTCTACTTGAAGAAATTAGAGAAGAATATAAAAAAATTTCTAAAAGAAAATCTAGATAAAATAAATTTAGACATTGATTTTGGATAATTTCTGGACTTCTAAAAAACCCATAAATGGATTGAGACATTTTGTTTTGGTTAATGAGACTAAAGAAAAAGGAAATATAACTTTTTTGATGGTCTCTGTCCTTGATTCTGAAATTAATATAAAAATTACTTTCGAAGAATTAACAAACAGTGGGGAATGGTGTAAGGGATGGATCAATCTTCCTAAGAATAAATCTATTACTGAAGAATATAGTAATTATAAATCCAGAAATAAAGAAGGTGGAAAATATGATGTATTCGTTAATGCCGATTCTTTTTTTAATATATCTTAATTTAATTTATATCTTTTCAATCACTTTACTAAATAAATAAAGGTTTTTTGGTATTTAATAATTATTTAAAAGTTTTACCCCTTTCAAAAAAATAAAATTAACGTTATCAAGGAATAATAATATTTACAAAATCAAATGTTAGGGGATATATGGAGCTCATCTGAGTTGACCGCTGAAAAATTAGGAATAACTGAAATCAAACTTTCTTATTTACGTGAAAATGGAATACTAAAACCTGGAATTCATTGGAAAAGTTCTCCGTATGGGCAGAAAAAACCTTGGAAGCCAAAAGCACTTTATAATTTAAATACGTGTAGAAATATTATCAATAAATTTTATTTTGAGGAAAATGATAGTGTTGCAGCTTAAAAAATTTTTTTGAAGACTAACAAGGGAAGACGTATCAAATTTCTATTCAATTAAATTTTCATTCTTGCATTCAATTAAAGTGTTTTGCAAAGTTGGATACAGGTTAATCATTTTTATATATTGTTGGGATTTTCTGTAGGATTTCGCAGCCTTTTTGTAATGAACTTCGGATTTCATTTCTAGTGAAATTTTTCTAGAAGAATCTTGAGAAGTAGTCATAAGTATTAAATAACTTATTCCCTTTTTAATAATTGTTTGAGAAAGAGGCAATAAACATAATGGTTTTATGCAACAAAACTTCTTTTAATGTCAGCAAAAAGAAATTTATTAAAAGAATATTTACCTTAAAACTATATAAATAGTATTTGAAATCTGATCTCTAATAATAACTTTACTGTTTAAATCTAACTTTTTTCGACGTTTGGTTGTTCTAATAAATTCTTTTATATTTTGATTAGGATTACTAATTTTTACAATTTTGTTGTGAATTCAACTGTTTGATGAAATTTAAAGTATTCTCAAAACGTTTAAGCTAATCATTTCCTAAATGCAAACCTATGGCAATCCAGATACCACTTACGGGTGGTGGGCTGGAAATTCAGGGGTAGCTAATCGCTCAGGAAAATTTATTGCTGCTCATGTAGCTCATGCAGGATTAATTGTTTTCTGGGCCGGTGCTTTCACCCTTTTTGAACTTTCACGATTTGACCCTAGTGTCCCAATGGGTCACCAACCTTTAATCGTTCTTCCTCACTTAGCAACTCTTGGAATAGGGTTTGATGCTAATGGTGTAGCGATGGGAGATACTAAACCTGTACTTGCGATAGCAATTGTTCACTTAGTATCTTCTATGGTTTTAGCTGCTGGAGGACTTTTACATTCTCTACTTCTTCCAGGAAATTTAGAAGATTCAGATATTGCTAGAGCAAGAAAATTCAATATTGAATGGGATAACCCTGACAAATTGACATTTATTCTTGGTCATCATCTCCTTTTCTTAGGATTTGCAGTTATTGCTTTCGTAGAATGGGCAAGAGTACATGGCATCTATGATCCAGCAATTGGTGCTGTTAGACAAGTTGAGTACGAATTAAACTTAGCAAAAATTTGGAATCATCAAACAGACTTTTTGACCATTGATAGTCTTGAAGAAGTAATGGGTGGACATGCCTTCCTCGCTTTCGTTGAGATTACTGGTGGTGCATGGCATATTGCTACTAAGCAGGTAGGTGAATTTACTAAGTTCAAAGGTAAAGGCCTTCTTTCAGCGGAAGCAGTTCTTTCATGGTCTCTTGCAGGTATAGGCTGGATGGCTATCATTGCAGCTTTCTGGAGTGCAGCAAATACAACTGTATACCCTGTTGAGTATTTTGGTGAACCACTTGAATTGAAGTTTAGTATTTCTCCTTATTGGATTGATACTGTTGATCTTCCTGATGGTGAGTTTACATCAAGGGCATGGTTAGCAAATGTTCACTACTACTTTGGTTTCTTCTTTATTCAAGGTCATCTATGGCATGCTTTAAGAGCGCTAGGCTTTGATTTTAAGAGAGTTACTAATGCTATTAGTAATATTGATAGTGCGACAATTACTCTTAAGGATTAAATTTTTTCTACCTCAATAATATTAAAGGCCCTTTAATAGGGCCTTTTTT contains:
- a CDS encoding 3'-5' exonuclease encodes the protein MEQSNKKKLNQLDFLEPQINSNGSDKSATNLDKKIEKILILDTETTGLDENKDEVIEIGCILFDVPFKCVLSQVSFLFPVNNNEAEHVNGISAQVTNISQPWEDGLNFFLKLVECSDFIVAHNVEFDKKWFGKGKLPELNKKWICSLEDINWSFQKSLKTRPSVTDLALSFSIPVWNLHRALSDCFYISEVFKKCDNLEKLLLKATEPRFLYKALVSYEERYLAKNAGFRWNSPVQGAWSRKLTTEEAKNLDFRVEILN
- a CDS encoding GLTT repeat protein; protein product: MEINKNKENQHCGTKPKKIAFGIAPLGIVSIGIVPMGVISIGVVPMGVFSFGAVAMGIVNLSVVGMGIISAGVTTMGIWEYSPNSQNNHHNHSKQISNSSKENMISNLFNTKEEAEKAASKFGCKGAHKMGNKWMPCKMH
- a CDS encoding TIGR02450 family Trp-rich protein, translated to MDNFWTSKKPINGLRHFVLVNETKEKGNITFLMVSVLDSEINIKITFEELTNSGEWCKGWINLPKNKSITEEYSNYKSRNKEGGKYDVFVNADSFFNIS
- a CDS encoding chlorophyll a/b binding light-harvesting protein yields the protein MQTYGNPDTTYGWWAGNSGVANRSGKFIAAHVAHAGLIVFWAGAFTLFELSRFDPSVPMGHQPLIVLPHLATLGIGFDANGVAMGDTKPVLAIAIVHLVSSMVLAAGGLLHSLLLPGNLEDSDIARARKFNIEWDNPDKLTFILGHHLLFLGFAVIAFVEWARVHGIYDPAIGAVRQVEYELNLAKIWNHQTDFLTIDSLEEVMGGHAFLAFVEITGGAWHIATKQVGEFTKFKGKGLLSAEAVLSWSLAGIGWMAIIAAFWSAANTTVYPVEYFGEPLELKFSISPYWIDTVDLPDGEFTSRAWLANVHYYFGFFFIQGHLWHALRALGFDFKRVTNAISNIDSATITLKD
- the hisS gene encoding histidine--tRNA ligase, coding for MNNLKNLRGTVDLLPDQLIKWQNVEKIILEQLSRASIKEIRTPILEMTELFIRGIGEGTDVVSKEMYTFLDRGERSCTLRPEGTASVARAIIQKGMSSNPLQKLWYMGPMFRYERPQAGRQRQFHQLGVEFIGYESVRSDVEIIALAWDILEKLGLKKLNLEINSLGDLNDRLNFQKSFLKWLQINKDFLDLDSQNRIDKNPLRILDTKNSQTKKILESSPKLHDFLSKKSLERYLELKNQLESLKIPFIENFNLVRGLDYYTHTAFEITSGALGSQATVCGGGRYDNLIKQMGGKDTPAIGFAIGLERLILLAGKELDVERRTDIYIVNQGLLAEPFAINLSRKLRNFDLLVELDLSGASFSKQLKKANKLNSKSIVVIGDQEAANKEFVIRLFDKKNSVNNEEVIPFDSDIKLERWLNSNLILK